From Microcystis aeruginosa NIES-2549, a single genomic window includes:
- a CDS encoding M48 family metallopeptidase, whose product MKLDYKIIYSSSRKTLTITVERDRSIVVRAPTGTHPDKIQQIVESRKQWLYEKIHHEQKYRVPLHPPGKELVNGESLLYLGRYYRLELVDDQTEIKFINNRFRVPKALTENGGEIFQDWYIQKAKEKILPRVNLYAKKLGVRFNQAKITDSKYRWGSCTPQDNVNFNWRLIKAPMFVIDYVVVHELAHLIESNHTPRFWQIIRSQIATMEQAKQWLKEHGQMLEQSL is encoded by the coding sequence CTCGATCGTGGTCAGAGCGCCTACTGGTACTCATCCCGATAAGATCCAGCAAATAGTAGAGTCACGCAAGCAGTGGCTCTATGAAAAAATTCACCACGAGCAAAAGTATCGAGTCCCACTTCATCCTCCGGGTAAGGAACTGGTTAATGGCGAGTCGCTTCTTTATTTAGGGCGCTACTATCGTTTAGAATTGGTTGATGATCAGACAGAGATAAAGTTTATTAACAATCGCTTTCGAGTACCAAAGGCACTAACAGAGAATGGTGGCGAGATTTTTCAAGATTGGTACATTCAGAAGGCAAAAGAGAAGATACTTCCTCGTGTCAACCTTTATGCTAAAAAGCTTGGTGTCAGGTTTAATCAGGCTAAAATTACCGATAGCAAATATCGCTGGGGTTCTTGTACACCCCAAGACAATGTTAACTTTAACTGGCGATTGATCAAAGCCCCGATGTTCGTAATTGATTATGTGGTAGTTCATGAGTTAGCGCATCTGATTGAATCGAACCACACTCCACGATTTTGGCAGATTATCAGGTCGCAAATTGCTACTATGGAACAGGCAAAGCAATGGCTTAAAGAACACGGTCAGATGTTGGAACAGTCACTATAA
- a CDS encoding 2-succinylbenzoate--CoA ligase: protein MDDISEQLAYLSQKDWLYGYNSQKFYQLYQSYSRQFIAADNPRLTILLAEGNPLKFLAIFLAAVSTKSCLFLANPDWKTNEWQQVFSLMQPDYIFGENIKVFNYNSPPVNPLTNSLMIPTGGTSGKIRFAIHNWLTLTASVKGFSEYFQVKQVNCFCLLPLYHVSGLMQFLRSFLTEGDFAVIPYHKIKQKRINNLNLQDYFISLVPSQLQFFLENDPRWLANFKTVFLGGSPAWPSLLEKAREYNISLSPTYGMTETASQIVTLKPEDFRRGNNSSGQLLPHAQIKINPDNQKIIIEAKSLFLGYYPHLNQASYFETDDLGYLDESGYLYIIGRDSQKIITGGENVYPLEVETAIRQTNLVKDVVVLGLPDSRWGQIIVAFYVPVNSQINQTSIQSQIKDKLVNYKLPKHWIKLPEIPKSPQGKINRTNLIKLAETCFDTESNPGR from the coding sequence GTGGACGACATCAGCGAACAATTAGCATATCTCAGTCAAAAAGATTGGTTATATGGATACAATAGCCAGAAATTTTATCAATTATATCAGTCCTATTCTCGGCAATTTATCGCCGCAGATAATCCTCGATTAACTATACTGCTTGCTGAAGGCAATCCCCTTAAATTCTTAGCGATATTCTTGGCTGCCGTCAGTACCAAAAGTTGCCTATTTTTAGCTAATCCTGACTGGAAAACTAACGAATGGCAACAGGTTTTCTCTCTGATGCAACCCGATTATATTTTTGGCGAAAATATCAAGGTTTTTAACTATAATTCTCCTCCTGTCAATCCTTTGACTAATTCTCTGATGATACCCACGGGAGGAACCTCGGGAAAAATTCGCTTTGCTATCCATAACTGGTTAACTTTAACTGCTTCTGTCAAAGGTTTTTCTGAATATTTTCAAGTCAAGCAGGTTAACTGTTTTTGCCTACTGCCTTTATATCATGTTAGTGGTTTAATGCAGTTTCTGAGAAGTTTTTTAACAGAGGGAGATTTTGCTGTTATTCCTTACCATAAAATCAAACAAAAGCGCATAAATAATCTCAATCTTCAAGATTATTTTATCTCCTTAGTCCCCAGTCAATTACAATTTTTTCTAGAAAATGATCCTCGATGGTTAGCCAATTTTAAAACAGTTTTCCTAGGAGGTTCCCCTGCATGGCCATCTTTATTAGAAAAAGCTAGAGAATATAATATTTCCCTATCTCCCACCTATGGAATGACGGAAACTGCCTCACAAATTGTCACCCTTAAACCAGAAGATTTTCGACGAGGCAATAATAGTAGTGGACAGCTATTACCCCATGCTCAGATAAAAATTAATCCCGATAACCAGAAAATTATTATTGAAGCGAAATCTTTATTTTTAGGTTATTATCCCCATCTTAATCAAGCAAGCTACTTCGAGACCGATGACTTAGGTTACTTGGATGAAAGTGGTTATTTATATATTATTGGTCGCGATAGTCAAAAAATAATTACCGGAGGAGAAAATGTTTATCCTCTTGAGGTAGAAACTGCCATTAGACAAACTAATTTAGTTAAAGATGTGGTGGTTTTAGGATTGCCAGATTCTCGATGGGGACAGATAATTGTGGCTTTTTATGTACCCGTTAACTCTCAGATAAACCAGACAAGTATTCAATCCCAGATTAAGGATAAATTAGTCAATTATAAACTGCCGAAACATTGGATAAAATTACCAGAGATACCAAAAAGTCCCCAGGGGAAGATTAATCGAACCAATTTAATTAAATTAGCTGAAACTTGTTTTGACACCGAGTCAAACCCCGGACGATAA
- a CDS encoding o-succinylbenzoate synthase, translated as MYFWQFRVYQRPLLHPLQTHHGLWQIREGIIIRLEAEDGRIGWGEIAPLPEFGSETLSAAILFCQSLENPLSITSIFSIPEQFPACQFAFESALEDLSIENKSRELEPRNYSYLLPTGAAVFPCLDDILAVNQTNTYKWKIAVNSLAEELNLFEKLIDRLPRGIKLRLDANGGLSIAESKIWLKIADECQIIEFIEQPLPPSQWLEMLQLSQDFTTGIALDESVANLRQIEECYQRGWRGIFVIKPAITGSIQGLRNLWKKYPLDLVFSSVLETNIGRKSALRLAQEYPKKERALGFGVQQWFNNSDPDWLEKLWTTSANN; from the coding sequence ATGTATTTCTGGCAATTTCGTGTTTATCAGCGTCCTTTGCTGCATCCCCTACAAACCCATCACGGACTCTGGCAAATTAGGGAAGGAATTATTATTCGCTTAGAAGCTGAAGATGGACGTATAGGATGGGGAGAAATTGCTCCTTTACCTGAATTTGGTTCGGAAACATTATCGGCAGCAATATTATTCTGTCAAAGTCTCGAAAATCCCCTATCAATAACTTCAATTTTTTCTATTCCCGAACAATTTCCCGCTTGTCAATTTGCCTTTGAATCAGCTTTAGAAGATTTAAGTATCGAGAATAAATCAAGAGAATTAGAACCGAGAAATTATAGTTATTTATTACCCACCGGTGCGGCAGTATTTCCCTGTCTGGATGATATTTTAGCCGTCAATCAAACTAATACTTATAAATGGAAAATTGCAGTTAATTCTCTCGCAGAGGAGTTAAACTTATTTGAAAAATTAATTGACCGATTACCCAGGGGAATTAAATTGCGTTTAGATGCCAATGGGGGATTAAGTATTGCTGAGAGTAAAATCTGGTTAAAAATTGCCGATGAATGTCAAATAATTGAATTTATCGAACAACCTTTACCTCCGTCTCAATGGTTAGAAATGTTGCAATTAAGTCAAGATTTTACCACAGGGATTGCTTTAGATGAATCGGTGGCCAATCTTCGACAAATAGAGGAATGTTATCAACGGGGATGGCGAGGAATTTTTGTGATTAAACCTGCTATTACTGGTTCAATACAAGGGTTAAGAAATCTCTGGAAAAAATATCCCTTAGATTTAGTATTTTCCTCGGTTTTAGAAACTAATATCGGCAGAAAATCCGCTTTACGTCTAGCACAAGAATACCCCAAAAAGGAGCGAGCTTTAGGTTTTGGTGTGCAACAATGGTTTAATAATAGTGACCCCGATTGGTTAGAAAAACTGTGGACGACATCAGCGAACAATTAG
- a CDS encoding beta strand repeat-containing protein — translation MTSSLLPFFPSVYDILFNFAQSDGFWANLETAFGTSYDVVKATELQQQWRSRNFSQLPPIEVLSDEVLGTANGAYSSSTNKIYLSASFLNTASSAAIINVILEEIGHYVDAQINQVDSAGDEGAIFAELVSGESLSSQQLQVLKLENDTAIVEIDGQQIQIEQMATNNLHFNITINDPLNAYSTYYAAIKSSIQASGSFWDNYIGGVNANLEVVVNFNNNIPTATGRSVTSSFVRNNGTFNIFEQGAAAEIKTGIDPNENEPDIEINLSPNYLINTLWFDSNPFTREGIVPNNKIDAVSVFMHELGHAFAFSGWMNPTTGTMPGNYQSIFDEKTYFDGTNFFFTGSQAVSIYGSSVPLTYGNISHLGNNSPRPGSDLISDLMNGVVYYSGQKYYISPLDVAILADTGVPVTFNLPVSVTLAVAPSSVTEDGTTNLVYTFTRTGSTTNPLTVNYTLGGTATLNTDYTRTGTNNTVTFAAGSSTATVTVDPTADTIVESNETVILTLAAGTGYTVGTTTPVTGTINNDDTSVTLAVSPASVTEDGTTNLVYTFTRSGVTTNALTVNYTLGGTATLNTDYTRTGTTNTVTFAAGSSTATVTVDPTADTTVEPDETVILTLASGTGYTIGTTTPVMGTITNDDVTLPSITLAVAPASVTEDGTANLIYTFTRSGVTTNPLTVNYTLGGTATLNTDYTRTGTTNTVTFAAGLSTATVIVDPTADTTVESDETVALTLASGTGYTVGTTTAVTGTITNDDVTLPSITLAVSPASVTEDGTTNLLYTFTRSGVTINPLTVNYTIGGTATLNTDYTRTGTTNTVTFAANSATATVTVDPTADTIVESNETVILTLASGTGYTVGTTTPVTGTITNDDVTLPSITLAVSPASVTEDGTTNLVYTFTRTGVTTNPLTVNYTLGGTATLNTDYTRTGTTNTVTFAANSATATVTVDPTADTIVESNETVILTLASGTGYTIGTTTAVTGTITNDDVTLPSITLAVSPASVTEDGTTNLVYTFTRSGVTINPLTVNYTIGGTGTLNTDYTRTGTNNTVTFAANSSTATVTVDPTADTTVEDDETVALTLTSGTGYTIGTTTAVTGTINNDDTSVTSQLSINDITVVEGKDNNAILTVTVDNPNSQPITFNYTTAPIDATANVDYTSKTGTITIAPNTATATISIPILNDNLNEPDEAFTVTLSNPVNATINPEGGIGEVIITDTWQSSLTRTLPNNVENLRLIGSNNINGTGNAGNNNITGNSGNNQINGRAGIDTLTGGLGADTFIFQFGQSTISTSDRITDFAINSDKIDLLTQGGTAMNAPSSFSRAADSTTTTLDNLVNQVFTDANGATTGNQGLAVSSAALVQVTTGAIAGTYLVINDSAAGFQSSNDLLINITGFTGTLPALGSIPVGNFFI, via the coding sequence ATGACTTCTTCTCTTTTGCCGTTCTTTCCTTCTGTTTACGATATTTTGTTTAATTTCGCTCAATCTGACGGTTTTTGGGCGAATTTAGAAACTGCTTTTGGCACAAGTTATGATGTGGTTAAGGCGACGGAATTACAACAGCAGTGGCGAAGCCGAAATTTTAGTCAACTTCCCCCGATTGAGGTACTCAGTGATGAGGTTTTAGGGACGGCGAATGGTGCATATTCCAGTAGTACCAATAAGATTTATCTATCAGCATCTTTTTTAAATACGGCTTCCTCAGCAGCGATAATTAACGTAATTTTAGAAGAAATTGGGCATTATGTGGATGCTCAAATTAATCAGGTGGATAGCGCGGGAGATGAGGGGGCAATTTTTGCGGAGTTGGTGTCAGGAGAGAGTTTATCTAGCCAGCAGTTGCAAGTGCTTAAATTAGAAAATGATACTGCTATTGTTGAGATTGATGGACAGCAAATTCAGATTGAACAGATGGCTACCAATAACCTCCACTTTAATATCACCATAAACGATCCCCTAAATGCTTATTCTACCTACTATGCCGCCATAAAATCTAGCATACAAGCCTCTGGTTCTTTCTGGGACAACTATATCGGGGGAGTAAACGCTAATCTAGAAGTGGTTGTTAATTTTAACAATAATATCCCTACTGCTACTGGAAGAAGCGTTACTTCCTCTTTCGTAAGAAATAATGGCACTTTTAACATATTCGAGCAAGGGGCAGCTGCCGAGATAAAAACTGGAATTGATCCTAATGAGAATGAACCAGATATAGAAATTAACTTAAGTCCTAATTATTTAATTAATACACTTTGGTTTGATAGTAATCCATTCACGAGAGAGGGAATCGTCCCCAACAATAAAATCGATGCCGTTTCTGTATTTATGCATGAATTAGGTCATGCCTTCGCTTTCAGCGGCTGGATGAACCCTACTACGGGAACAATGCCGGGAAATTATCAATCTATCTTCGATGAAAAAACTTACTTTGACGGCACAAACTTCTTTTTCACTGGCAGTCAAGCCGTGAGTATTTACGGTTCTTCAGTACCTCTAACCTACGGTAACATCTCTCATTTAGGCAACAATTCTCCTCGTCCCGGGTCGGATCTTATCTCTGATTTGATGAATGGCGTAGTATATTATTCTGGTCAAAAGTATTACATATCACCTCTCGATGTCGCTATTTTGGCAGATACGGGCGTACCTGTTACCTTCAATTTGCCTGTAAGTGTCACTCTTGCTGTTGCTCCCAGTAGTGTGACAGAAGATGGGACAACTAACTTAGTCTATACCTTTACTCGTACCGGTTCCACAACCAATCCTTTAACAGTCAATTACACCCTCGGAGGGACAGCTACTCTTAATACCGATTACACTCGTACCGGGACTAACAATACAGTCACCTTTGCTGCTGGTTCATCCACTGCTACCGTAACAGTTGACCCCACTGCTGACACAATAGTAGAAAGTAACGAAACTGTTATTTTAACCCTTGCTGCGGGGACAGGTTATACAGTAGGTACGACTACTCCAGTTACGGGAACAATTAATAATGATGATACCAGTGTCACCCTAGCAGTTTCTCCCGCAAGTGTTACCGAAGATGGGACAACAAATCTGGTTTATACCTTCACTCGTAGCGGAGTAACAACAAATGCTTTAACGGTTAATTACACCCTCGGAGGGACAGCTACTCTTAATACCGATTACACTCGTACCGGGACTACCAATACTGTCACCTTTGCTGCTGGTTCATCCACTGCGACGGTAACAGTTGACCCCACTGCTGACACAACAGTTGAACCCGATGAAACCGTCATTTTAACCCTCGCTTCAGGGACAGGTTATACGATAGGTACGACTACTCCAGTGATGGGAACAATTACCAATGATGATGTCACCCTTCCTAGTATTACTCTTGCAGTTGCTCCCGCAAGCGTCACCGAAGACGGGACAGCTAATCTCATTTATACCTTTACTCGTAGCGGAGTAACCACTAATCCTTTAACAGTCAATTACACCCTGGGAGGGACAGCTACTCTTAATACCGATTACACTCGTACAGGGACTACCAATACAGTCACCTTTGCTGCTGGTTTATCAACAGCTACCGTAATCGTTGACCCCACTGCTGACACAACAGTAGAAAGTGATGAAACTGTTGCTTTAACTCTTGCTTCTGGGACAGGTTATACAGTAGGGACTACCACCGCAGTTACGGGGACAATTACCAATGATGATGTCACCCTTCCTAGTATTACTCTTGCAGTTTCTCCCGCAAGTGTTACCGAAGATGGGACAACCAACTTACTCTATACCTTCACTCGTAGCGGAGTAACAATCAATCCTTTAACCGTCAATTACACCATCGGGGGAACAGCGACTCTCAATACCGACTACACTCGTACAGGGACTACCAATACAGTCACCTTCGCTGCTAATTCAGCGACCGCGACTGTAACCGTTGATCCCACTGCTGACACAATAGTAGAAAGTAACGAAACTGTTATTTTAACCCTCGCTTCTGGGACAGGTTATACAGTAGGTACGACCACCCCAGTGACGGGAACAATTACCAATGATGATGTCACCCTTCCCAGTATTACTCTTGCGGTTTCTCCCGCAAGTGTGACAGAAGATGGGACAACCAACTTAGTCTATACCTTCACTCGTACTGGAGTAACCACTAATCCTTTAACGGTTAATTACACCCTCGGAGGGACAGCTACTTTAAATACCGATTACACTCGTACAGGGACTACCAATACAGTCACCTTCGCTGCTAATTCAGCGACCGCGACTGTAACCGTTGATCCCACTGCTGACACAATAGTAGAAAGTAACGAAACTGTTATTTTAACCCTCGCTTCAGGGACAGGTTATACGATAGGTACGACCACCGCAGTTACGGGGACAATTACCAATGATGATGTCACCCTTCCTAGTATTACTCTTGCAGTTTCCCCCGCAAGCGTCACCGAAGATGGGACAACAAATCTGGTTTATACCTTCACTCGTAGCGGAGTAACAATCAATCCTTTAACCGTCAATTACACCATCGGAGGGACAGGGACTCTTAATACCGACTACACTCGTACAGGGACTAACAATACTGTCACCTTTGCAGCTAATTCATCCACTGCTACCGTCACAGTTGACCCCACTGCTGACACAACTGTTGAAGATGATGAAACTGTTGCTTTAACTCTTACTTCTGGGACAGGTTATACAATAGGTACGACCACCGCAGTGACGGGAACAATTAATAATGATGATACCAGTGTCACCTCGCAACTCTCCATTAATGACATCACCGTAGTGGAAGGTAAAGATAATAATGCCATCCTCACCGTCACAGTTGATAACCCCAATTCACAACCAATTACCTTCAACTATACCACTGCACCCATTGATGCTACCGCCAATGTAGATTACACTAGCAAAACCGGAACTATCACCATTGCACCTAATACTGCCACCGCTACTATTAGCATTCCCATCCTCAATGATAACCTCAATGAACCTGATGAAGCTTTTACAGTAACCCTGTCAAATCCCGTTAATGCTACCATTAACCCCGAAGGAGGAATAGGAGAAGTTATCATTACTGATACTTGGCAAAGCAGTCTTACTCGCACCTTACCCAACAATGTCGAAAACCTCAGACTAATTGGCAGTAATAATATTAACGGTACAGGTAACGCTGGTAACAATAATATCACCGGAAATAGTGGCAATAATCAAATCAATGGACGTGCGGGAATCGATACCTTAACCGGTGGTTTAGGTGCAGATACTTTCATCTTCCAATTTGGCCAATCTACCATATCAACAAGCGATCGTATCACAGATTTTGCCATCAATAGTGATAAAATCGACTTATTAACTCAAGGTGGAACCGCCATGAATGCGCCTAGTAGTTTCAGTCGCGCTGCTGATAGCACTACTACCACTTTAGACAATTTAGTCAATCAGGTATTTACTGATGCCAATGGAGCCACTACAGGTAATCAAGGATTAGCGGTTAGTAGTGCCGCCTTAGTGCAGGTAACAACCGGTGCGATAGCTGGAACTTACCTCGTTATTAATGATAGCGCGGCTGGCTTCCAATCCAGCAATGATTTATTAATAAATATCACCGGATTTACTGGCACTTTACCAGCTTTAGGGAGCATTCCAGTGGGTAATTTCTTTATCTAA
- a CDS encoding DUF3368 domain-containing protein encodes MIIISDTSPLSSLALVGYLSILKDIYTNVVIPQAVANELANLTAEDIRIKAIISLNWIQVKQATNLELVACLRNEYNLDLGEAEAIALALELKADELLIDERLGRREAVRLGLSITGVLGVLLIAKNRGLIAKVKPIMESLISQANFRISHQLYEEVLQTANELD; translated from the coding sequence ATGATTATTATTAGCGATACTTCTCCTCTCAGCAGTCTTGCTCTTGTTGGTTATCTGTCAATCTTAAAAGATATTTATACTAATGTTGTTATTCCCCAAGCAGTTGCCAATGAATTGGCCAATTTAACTGCGGAAGATATCCGCATTAAAGCGATAATTTCTCTGAACTGGATACAGGTTAAACAAGCCACTAATTTGGAACTTGTGGCTTGTTTGAGGAATGAATATAATTTAGATCTTGGCGAAGCAGAAGCAATCGCTCTTGCCTTAGAATTAAAAGCAGATGAATTGTTAATTGATGAGCGTCTTGGACGGAGAGAGGCTGTGCGTTTGGGCCTGTCAATTACGGGGGTTCTAGGAGTTCTTTTAATCGCTAAAAATAGAGGATTGATTGCTAAGGTTAAACCGATAATGGAGTCTCTAATTAGCCAAGCAAATTTTCGCATCAGTCATCAACTTTATGAGGAGGTTTTGCAAACTGCAAATGAATTAGATTAA
- a CDS encoding UPF0175 family protein yields MTLVISQEVIKASGLSEDELLKEIVVMLFQQDKISLGKASELLGINQIKFQRMLSERGICIHYDVAEFQQDIKHLKEKGWL; encoded by the coding sequence ATGACTCTAGTTATTTCCCAAGAAGTGATTAAAGCAAGTGGTTTATCAGAGGATGAACTGTTGAAGGAAATTGTTGTTATGTTATTCCAACAAGATAAGATTAGCTTAGGAAAAGCAAGTGAGTTATTAGGTATTAATCAAATCAAGTTTCAACGGATGCTTTCTGAACGAGGAATTTGTATTCACTATGATGTTGCTGAGTTTCAGCAAGATATTAAGCATTTAAAAGAGAAAGGTTGGCTATGA
- a CDS encoding DUF4351 domain-containing protein codes for MTNNIDHDRLFKELISTFFVEFIELFFPQLMDYLDRDSITFLDKEVFTDVTEGERYESDLVAQVKFRGKESFFLIHLEAQESSRKWFNRRMFTYFARFHEKFVLPIYPIVIFSYSKPKREAISQYVVDFPDFKVLEFNYQVVQLNRLNWRDFLNQPNPVASALMAKMNIAEKERAKVKAECLRLLITLRLDPARMQLISGFIDTYLNLNPVEERQFQEEISTFSQPVQEGVMQITTSWMRQGIEQGIEQGIERGIEQGIEQGIEREKTLILRQLKRKLGEINPSLETKIMQLSIDDVEVLGEALFDFSTVEDLINWLNTLTA; via the coding sequence ATGACTAATAATATTGACCATGACCGCTTATTTAAGGAGTTAATCTCCACCTTTTTTGTCGAATTTATTGAGTTATTTTTTCCTCAATTGATGGATTATTTAGATAGGGACTCGATTACTTTTTTAGACAAAGAAGTATTTACTGATGTCACGGAAGGAGAAAGGTATGAAAGTGATTTAGTCGCACAGGTTAAGTTTCGAGGAAAAGAATCTTTTTTTCTGATTCATCTGGAGGCGCAGGAAAGTTCTCGAAAGTGGTTTAATCGGCGAATGTTTACTTATTTTGCTCGCTTTCATGAGAAATTTGTCCTACCGATTTATCCGATTGTAATTTTTTCTTATTCAAAGCCAAAAAGAGAAGCGATTAGTCAATATGTGGTCGATTTTCCCGATTTTAAGGTATTAGAATTTAACTATCAAGTAGTGCAGTTAAATCGATTAAATTGGCGAGATTTTCTCAATCAACCGAATCCGGTTGCTTCAGCTTTGATGGCGAAGATGAACATTGCCGAGAAAGAGCGAGCCAAGGTAAAAGCGGAATGTCTGCGCTTGTTAATAACTTTAAGGTTAGATCCAGCGAGAATGCAATTAATTTCCGGATTTATTGATACATATCTCAATCTAAATCCAGTGGAAGAGAGACAATTTCAAGAAGAGATTAGCACATTTAGTCAACCTGTACAGGAGGGAGTTATGCAAATTACCACCAGTTGGATGCGTCAAGGTATTGAACAAGGTATCGAACAAGGTATTGAACGCGGTATCGAACAAGGTATCGAACAAGGTATTGAACGGGAAAAGACATTGATTCTTCGTCAACTTAAACGCAAGTTAGGGGAGATTAATCCTTCATTGGAAACTAAAATCATGCAGTTAAGTATTGATGATGTTGAAGTATTAGGAGAAGCTTTATTCGATTTCTCTACGGTTGAAGATTTAATCAATTGGTTAAATACTTTAACTGCTTAG
- a CDS encoding glycosyltransferase, which produces MAENYWSREDDNEELDPIGSLLSDWSDPEDEEDEFRSEIFQGRSGRRQKAAFSLMAIWTIIIGLHWLSWGYWAIIALTMVLSGQALRLLFTKPETPPIPLLDQDLASVPRVSLLVAAKNEETVITKLVDYLCHLDYPQDKLEVWIVDDYSTDNTGAILDRLALEYPQLQILHRPANAGGGKSGALNQVLSLTNGEIIGVFDADAGLSSDLLRHVVPMFDDREVGAVQVRKAIANAAENFWTKGQAVEMIFDSCFQQQRIAVGGIGELRGNGQFVRRSALNRCGGWNEQTITDDLDLTIRLHIDNWKINVLNFPAVAEEGVTTAIALWHQRNRWAEGGFQRYLDYWKAILKSPMPWPKKFDLIAFLIVQYILPAAAIPDLLITITQHQAPILTPLTGLALSLSLWGMVTGLIRVNTGKKLTFALGLDILAQTIRGMIYMMHWFIIIPSVSLRMALRPKRLKWVKTVHLGEHLRAEV; this is translated from the coding sequence ATGGCAGAAAATTATTGGTCGCGAGAGGATGATAACGAAGAATTAGACCCGATTGGTTCCCTCCTATCTGACTGGTCCGATCCCGAAGACGAGGAGGACGAATTTAGGAGCGAAATTTTTCAAGGCCGATCGGGACGCAGACAGAAAGCGGCTTTTAGCCTCATGGCGATCTGGACAATAATTATCGGACTTCATTGGCTTAGTTGGGGTTATTGGGCAATTATCGCCCTAACTATGGTACTATCGGGGCAAGCTTTGCGGCTGCTGTTCACCAAACCGGAAACGCCGCCAATTCCTTTACTGGATCAAGATCTAGCCTCTGTCCCCAGGGTGTCCCTCTTAGTAGCGGCCAAAAATGAAGAAACCGTAATCACGAAACTGGTTGATTATCTCTGTCATCTAGACTATCCCCAAGATAAATTAGAAGTTTGGATCGTCGATGACTATAGCACCGATAACACGGGGGCGATTCTCGATCGCCTGGCTCTAGAATATCCCCAATTACAAATTCTCCATCGTCCTGCTAATGCCGGAGGTGGCAAATCCGGAGCCTTGAATCAGGTTTTATCCCTAACTAACGGGGAAATTATCGGCGTATTCGATGCGGATGCGGGATTATCCTCCGATTTACTCCGTCATGTGGTGCCGATGTTCGACGATCGAGAAGTGGGTGCGGTACAGGTGCGAAAAGCGATCGCCAATGCTGCCGAAAACTTCTGGACAAAAGGACAAGCGGTAGAAATGATCTTTGATAGTTGTTTCCAACAGCAACGGATCGCAGTGGGAGGGATCGGAGAATTGCGCGGAAATGGTCAATTTGTCCGACGTAGTGCCTTAAATCGTTGCGGGGGTTGGAATGAACAAACGATCACCGACGATCTTGATTTAACTATTCGTCTCCATATCGATAATTGGAAAATTAATGTCTTAAATTTTCCCGCAGTAGCGGAAGAAGGGGTGACAACTGCGATCGCTTTGTGGCATCAGCGCAATCGTTGGGCCGAAGGTGGTTTTCAGCGTTATCTCGACTATTGGAAAGCAATTTTAAAGTCTCCCATGCCTTGGCCAAAAAAGTTTGATTTAATTGCTTTTTTGATCGTTCAATATATCTTACCTGCGGCCGCTATTCCCGATCTTTTAATCACAATTACCCAGCATCAAGCTCCGATTTTAACTCCTTTAACTGGTTTGGCTCTTTCCCTTTCTCTCTGGGGTATGGTGACAGGATTAATCCGAGTTAATACGGGTAAAAAATTGACTTTTGCTCTTGGTTTGGACATCCTTGCTCAAACCATTCGCGGCATGATTTATATGATGCACTGGTTTATTATTATTCCCAGTGTCAGCCTGCGGATGGCTTTGCGTCCTAAACGTTTAAAATGGGTGAAAACCGTTCATCTGGGGGAACATCTCAGGGCCGAAGTTTAA